TAATTTAGCAGAATGTTAACAAACTCAAATACACAAAACTACCAGAACCCAGCGACTACCGCAGATTGTTTTCCCCGTCATGACGGGGAAAGTTTAGCTTACGGTTTAAAGTCCAGAGGTGCATTTTTAAACACTTCATATACCGCCTGGCTCGGTGGTTTTGGAATCTTCGCTTGTCGGGCTGCAGCAAGCGCTGCCTGACAAAGCGCGGGATCGCCACCTTCAGACTGGATATCAAGCAACATACCGTCAGAAGCCAGTTTTATCCGCAGCGTACAGGTCTTACCTGCATAAGACGATGCGTCGTAGAACTTGCTCTCAATAGCAGATTTAATCTGCCCGGCATAGTTGCTGATGTCCGCGCCTGATGCGCCATTATTTTTAGTATTACCACTCCCCGCAGGAGAAGCGTTGTTCCCTTTTGCCCCACCGCCGGTTTTCGGCGCATTCTTACCAGAGCTGAGATCGCCAAGCAGATCGTCAACGCCGGATGCCGCAGCGGCTTTTTCCGCCGCAGCCTTTTTGGCCGCCGCGGCTTTTTCTGCAGCGGCTTTCTTATCGGCAGCGGCTTTCTCAACTGCAGCTTTTTTATCAGCGGCAGCCTTTTCCGCGGCCGCTTTTTTCTCAGCGGCGGCTTTCTCGGCCGCTGCTGCTTTGGCTGCCGCGGCTTTTTCTGCGGCTGCTTTCTTCGCAGCGTCGGCCTGAGCCTGCTTAGCAGCTTCAGCTTCGGCTTTCTTCTTCGCGTCGGCTGCAGCTTTAGCCGCTTCTGCTTCCGCTTTCTTCTTCGCATCAGCAGCAGCTTTAGCCGCTTCTGCTTCCGCTTTCTTCTGTGCATCCGCCGCGGCTTTCTTCGCGGCTTCTGCGGCTTCTTTCACCTGCGCGTCAGCTTTCGCTTTGGCATCTGCTGCGGCTTTCTGCGCCGCTTCTTCAGCCTGTTTCTGCTGTTCCTGCGCTTTCTTCGCATCAGCTTCAGCCTGCTTCTGCTGTTCCTGAGCCGCTAAACGTTCTTTCTCAATCTGCTTAAGCCGTTCCTGTTCTGCAGCCTGCTTCTCGCGAAGCTCTTCCGCCTGCTGCTGCTCCAGTTTTTCACGTTGCTCTTTGGCACGCTGCGCACTCGACTGTTGCTGCTGCTGACGTTCGTACTGCTGAACCACGGCGCCAGGATCAACCATCACGGCATCGATGGAAGAACCACCGCCGCCGCCGGCTGAAGCCTCTATATGCTCATCGAACGAACTCCAGATCAGGACTGCAAATAGAATGACATGCAGTACCGCTGAAATAATTATCGCCCGTTTGAGCTTGTCGTTTTGTTCGGTTGCCTTTGACACTCTCGGTTCCCAAAAACTGTTCGCCTGTTACACGCTCTCTTTCAAACCAGAGACGCAAATGATCAGATAGGCTGCGTCATTAAGCCAACCGACTTCACACCCGCGCTGTGCAACAAGTTCAGCGCTTTAATTATTTCATCGTAAGGCACGTCTTTCGCGCCCCCGATCAAGAAGACCGTTTTCGGATTTGACTCCAGACGACTTTTCGCTTCGGCAATCACCTGTTCCGGCGGCAGTTGATCCATTCGATCCTTCTCTACCACCACGCTGTACTGCCCTACTCCGGAAACTTCAATAATGACCGGCGGATTGTCGTTGCTGCTCACAGCCTGCGACTCGGTCGCATCCGGCAGATCGACTTCCACGCTCTGCGTAATGATCGGCGCTGTCGCCATAAAGATCAGCAGCAGCACCAGCAGGACGTCGAGCAACGGTACGATGTTGATTTCGGACTTCAGGTCGCGACGACCTCGTCCACGCGATCTGGCCATGGCTTACCCCTTGTTGCTTTCGCTAACGGTAAACGCCTGACGGTGCAGAATCGCGGTGAACTCTTCCATAAAGTTGTCGTAATTCAGTTCCAGCTTGTTAACACGCTGATTCAGGCGGTTGTAGGCCATGACCGCCGGGATTGCAGCAAACAGACCAATCGCTGTGGCAATCAATGCTTCCGCGATACCCGGTGCAACCATCTGCAACGTCGCCTGTTTTACCGCCCCGAGCGCGATAAACGCGTGCATGATCCCCCACACGGTACCGAACAGACCGATATACGGACTGATAGAACCTACGGTGCCAAGGAACGGAATATGCGTTTCCAGCGTTTCAAGTTCACGGTTCATCGAAATTCGCATCGCACGAGATGCTCCTTCCACTACGGCCTCTGGCGCATGACTGTTTGCCCGATGCAGTCGCGCAAACTCTTTGAACCCGCTATAGAAGATTTGTTCCGAACCCGCCAGATTATCACGGCGTCCCTGGCTCTCCTGATACAGACGAGACAGTTCGATTCCGGACCAGAACTTGTCTTCGAACGCTTCGGCTTCACGCGCTGCAGCGTTAAGAATACGGGTCCGCTGGATAATGATGGCCCAGGATGCGATTGAAAAACCAATCAAAATCAACATGATAAGTTTAACCAGAAGGCTTGCCTTCAGGAACAAATCAAGGATATTCATGTCAGTCACTGCTTAAACTCCGCGACAATAGACTTGGGAAGCGCACGAGGCTTCATTTTGAGTGGATCAACGCAAACAATCAGAACCTCAGCCTCATTGAGCACGGTGTTCTCTGCGTTGACAATGCGTTGCGTGAAAACCAAAGAGGTGCCACGCATTGACGTAATTTCTGTTTGGATTTCGAGCATATCGTCGAGTCGCGCAGGCGCATAGTATTCCAGCGTCATTTTTCGCACCACGA
The DNA window shown above is from Citrobacter farmeri and carries:
- the tolA gene encoding cell envelope integrity protein TolA; this translates as MSKATEQNDKLKRAIIISAVLHVILFAVLIWSSFDEHIEASAGGGGGSSIDAVMVDPGAVVQQYERQQQQQSSAQRAKEQREKLEQQQAEELREKQAAEQERLKQIEKERLAAQEQQKQAEADAKKAQEQQKQAEEAAQKAAADAKAKADAQVKEAAEAAKKAAADAQKKAEAEAAKAAADAKKKAEAEAAKAAADAKKKAEAEAAKQAQADAAKKAAAEKAAAAKAAAAEKAAAEKKAAAEKAAADKKAAVEKAAADKKAAAEKAAAAKKAAAEKAAAASGVDDLLGDLSSGKNAPKTGGGAKGNNASPAGSGNTKNNGASGADISNYAGQIKSAIESKFYDASSYAGKTCTLRIKLASDGMLLDIQSEGGDPALCQAALAAARQAKIPKPPSQAVYEVFKNAPLDFKP
- the tolR gene encoding colicin uptake protein TolR; translation: MARSRGRGRRDLKSEINIVPLLDVLLVLLLIFMATAPIITQSVEVDLPDATESQAVSSNDNPPVIIEVSGVGQYSVVVEKDRMDQLPPEQVIAEAKSRLESNPKTVFLIGGAKDVPYDEIIKALNLLHSAGVKSVGLMTQPI
- the tolQ gene encoding Tol-Pal system protein TolQ encodes the protein MTDMNILDLFLKASLLVKLIMLILIGFSIASWAIIIQRTRILNAAAREAEAFEDKFWSGIELSRLYQESQGRRDNLAGSEQIFYSGFKEFARLHRANSHAPEAVVEGASRAMRISMNRELETLETHIPFLGTVGSISPYIGLFGTVWGIMHAFIALGAVKQATLQMVAPGIAEALIATAIGLFAAIPAVMAYNRLNQRVNKLELNYDNFMEEFTAILHRQAFTVSESNKG
- the ybgC gene encoding tol-pal system-associated acyl-CoA thioesterase: MNTTLFRWPVRVYYEDTDAGGVVYHASYVAFYERARTEMLRHHHFSQQVLLAERVAFVVRKMTLEYYAPARLDDMLEIQTEITSMRGTSLVFTQRIVNAENTVLNEAEVLIVCVDPLKMKPRALPKSIVAEFKQ